The Aspergillus flavus chromosome 6, complete sequence nucleotide sequence TTAGCAGCAACGTCAATAACGGCCGAAGCTGTGGCACGACGCTCTTCATCGTAGCTCTTCAGTAGTGTAGAACCTCCATGTCCCTTGGCCACAAAGGCGACCCGCCATATGAGGTTGAATGCGTCTGCGATCCCGGTATTCAGACCCTGGCCACCATTGACGGCGTGAACGTGGGCGGCATCGCCCGCAAGCAAAATGCGACCATTTCCATCCTTAGAAATGAATGTGCTGGCTACTCTTTCCTTGACTAGATTTTTGCGTTAATACTTATGTCTGTGACTCAGAAAGGAATACGCGCATTACGTACTCTCAAATGTACTAAACCACTCCGTCTTCTTGAACTCAACCTTGTGCGGAGCCATATGGTCTCGGACGGAGGCTTCGGCTTTTTCCTGTGTGATTTCTCCATCGAGGAGGATATAGAAGCGGTTCATACCCCGTTCCCTATATGTACAGTTAGGCATTTTGTCGGTCGACAAAACCtataaacaaacaacaagaCCACTTACCGCGGAATCCACGCAACGCGCGATTGCCCATCCTTCTGAAAGGTAATGATCTCAGGACAAACCGGAAAGTCCGTTTTAATGAAGGTATCCAGAACGGCCCAGACCATCTCGGGCTTGGTTCCGGTAAAGGGTATCCCAAGTGTGGTGCGCACAAACGAGCGCGCACCATCTGCCGCAATCGCATATTTGGCCGTTAttgtttttcccttgtcGGTCGTCACCACGACACCTGACGTGGTCTCTTCGATCCCGTTGACATGCGAATTATAGTCGACAGGGATATCAAGTTGATGTAGTAGAGCCTCTTCGACCTCTGACTGGCCGATCATGAGAAAATTGGGACGATGGGTGTGCTTCAGCGATGTCCACCATTTGTTTTGTTGAGAGGTAAACTGTCCTCCTTCGAATGTCGAGCTTGCTAATGGGGAGTGTTAATCAAACTGAATTTCTTGTTAAAGCCGGACTGAACGCACTGTTGCATTTCAAGCCAAAGGGCTCGAGGAAGGGTAAGGTTTTCGTCACTTCGAGATATTGTTGGGTTCTGGCGTTTAGGGCATCCGCGCGACCGACTTCTAAGGCGCCATTTTTGGCGTCTGAGATAAGATCTATTTAGTATGTTTGATTCCAATTCATGAACATATCAATTGAGTGTATAGAGGCTACTTACCAATGATATACACTGAGAGTCCCAGGGCTCTCGCAAGAACGGCAGACAGTAAACCTGTTGGTCCACCGCCGACGATGACCAGATCAACGtcgaatgatgatgatttgtTCTCCATTGTGAACTAGAAGATTGTTGCGCTATGGAGACGCTTCAGGCAAAAGGAAAACGAGAAGATTTATGAACAGTACCCAAGAGTCTGGAACGAGAAGGATCGTATGATCTGCCCAACGTTTGATCATCTTTCCTGAATCTGGGAAACACGACGGTATACATACTACATCTACAAGGCTGGGCATCGGCATTAGGCCACGCCCCATAGCCAGCTAACGGTGCAGCATATGGATCAGCTAATCCCACGTCCCTGCAGGACGTTTGACCGCGGGGGCATTCCGCTGGTGGATTGCCTTATCTGATGAGATGACAAATGCAGAAATCACCCGGTATTTGTTTCATTTAAAGTCTAATTAGGTAATTTAAAGCTCTCTTCGGCTACATTTCTCTGGATCGATGGATCGGGTGGATCTGGACCTGGCTGTGTTCATCTTATCAGCCTTCCTTGGCGAACTTGGCCACttgtctggactctggaatGATACGGAATTGGGCAGAATCTGGCCGTCGGCAACATGAGACATCAATTGTCAGGGATTCGACACGGATCACAGCCGCGAAGGTACTCGGGGTCAGGAAATATGTCCCGACTCAAAGTCTGATGCAGAAATTGCAGGCGTGAGTCGGGTGGAGCAAAGGCCGCATTTGGTGTAGGGGCTGGACGGGCACTAAAGCTTAGCGTTAAGGCTCGGTCACGTTAGACTACGCGCTAAAGACACCCGTTGAACACCAGTCTTTAGGGCTAAGCCTCAACGAGGGCAGTCCCTTATTGCCTGCAGAATAGCCGAGCCTTTAGTCCCCCCGTTGGAGACCGACGGGCTCCTAAGGTCTGATTATCAATTATAATAAAGCAAGACTTTTGCCACGCCTCTTTCTGATGCCTTAGCATGGCCTAAAAAAAGCCAATAAGTCCTGTGAATATCCACTATCCCGGGTTATGATACTGGTAAGAGTAATGATCATCCACTTGAGCTCGATGTCGTGATAGTTCCACTGAAACATATCTCTCCTAGTTCGCGATAGCCACTATATAGCCCATCAACTTAAGATTACATCGCTCCTCCAATGCATTGAAAAGGAGGAGTATGCCAAGGCTCAAGTCCCGAGTCTTTTGCCGCTTGGCGAAACAGCACCGGTGCCTGGAATGCTACCATGGTCCGGGGTACACCCCCTCAAGAAATTTCACTGATGCTTCTAGATCTCAAGACCGTCTATACTGCCTTTTACGACTACTGGATCCATATATGTCACCGGCTGTGCAACAGCTTCAAATCCCGTTCCGATAGATCATGTCGGAATGGGATCATGAGGTACCGGTCGGTAGTAAACGGTCTCGGGATGGCGACTGTACATGGCATATCCACCCAAGGCCCTGAATCTAACAGTCTTGAACTCGGGAACCGTAGAAGCTACTACGGCGTGGGTCCTGTCCCGGAGCCAATCTCGTCTACGGCAGTGCTTGGGGCCTTGAACATCTCTTCAGGGTGCAAAACTTCAGAGTTATGCCTAGTGCGAGCCTCAGGGGCGTCTAGTTCAAGCACTACTGGATTACACGAGCAGCGCGGAAAATACCGCTGCAATCTCGTCGACAGGGTCAGGACAGGGCTGCAGGAACCCTCATCATATGATATTCGTCAGTCCGTGCTCCATGCATGGTTGCTCCAATCGATTTGATTGGTAAGGGTTGactaaattaaactatttttgCAAGTAAATGTGTACTTTATGCATTGATTTGCCGTCGAGCAGTTGGCTATTATCCTACAAGAGTATAAATATGACTATCACGCACCATGATGCCAGGATCACCTCAAGAAGGCGTGGCTTAAGCATCTTTCTTATCTTCACTTAAACTTACCAAGCGAACACATCAACATGAGCGCAACAGAGGTTCAGGTTCCATTCGCCCCGACGAGCTTCTCAGCGTTATCCCCTGTCGAGTCTATTGTCTTCGACGCAAAAGCACTTCAGAAAGCAACGGAGATCTTGAACGTCATCTACCGTTATCGCGCACCAGTTCCCGAATCCGTAGAGGATCGCAGCGATGAGGGAACCCTAAAGTTTCTCCCGCTGATCTATTCTCGGGTGAAAGCTCACCAGGCGATCCAATTGATTCTGCCAGCCTTTCCATTCAAGTCCCCGAACCGCAAGAATAAAGTCCTGGGTACCTTGCCTGATAAGGGAGAGGAGACTGCCTTGTCACACCTGAATGGCTTGTGCGCCGCGATTACAGATATCTACGAGCCTGGTGCTATATTGACTATTGCATCTGATGGCCTTGTGTACAATGGTAAGTGCATTCTTAAGGAAATACTTTCTACCTAAAGTTATCAAGACTGATAAAACTAGACCTGCTAGGAGTGCCCGATTCCGAAGTCTACGCATACGGACAATGCCTTCGACAAATAGTCCTCGACCAGGAATACAAACACATTCAATTTATTAGACTCCAGCACCTCCTGCACGTACACGAAGATATGCCCCTTGACGCTGCTACATATGAGAGCCTCGCCGGAACCTTTCGACAGAGATTGGTGGAGAACTATACACCACTGGACTACGACTGTGCTGCCAGTAtcaaagaagataaagacgTGTGTGCGACATACCGAGGCTACATCAAGTTCCTCACCAAGGACTTGGAGCACATGTACGTCGATGACGGAAGCGTTTCGAAACGTTCCCATAAGCAGAAGCTGGAATCGATCGCTAAGGAGATGATCGTCCGTGGCAAGGTAGGTCGCGTGTTCTGACACACCGAAACGATAACGCAAGTTGACTGATTCTGGCTTTTTTCACTAGGCCTTCGCAGAAGCAATCCGAAAGAACTACGCTGATCATATCCGTCTATCCATTCACCCATCCGCCGGATCCACCAAAATCTCTATCAAAGTGTTGCCTCTGGCTCTCCACGCCGTGACCCCCTGGCACTCATCTCCCTGCTTCACCGTGGACGGAAGAATCGAGTACGGGATGCGCGAGGTATTTGATAACCGTGAGGACGTGGAGTTAGTACACAAAGATGGAAGACCATGGTACTACCGCGAGAAATCGGACCTGTACAGATGGTCTGAGTCTGTGGAGATCGAGCCCCAATACCCTTGTGGCCTGATCATCCGACCAACTGAGAGTAACACATCAGTTACGGATCTGGACATGCTCAAGCTCCGTGGACTAGTCCAGGAGAACTCTCCCGTGGTTCTCCGTGGCTTCAACGATACCCGTGACAAGGAGCTGTTTgtcaagaaggccgaggaaATGGGAACTCCTATGCCCTGGAAGTTCGGTTTGATACTTGAGGTCAAAGACCACGGTACTGAATCCCAGGGCCTTAATAATGTGCTATCCGCCGAGTGGATGCCATTCCACTATGATGGCCTCTTCAAAGTCAAGAAGGAGATAAATGCtgatggaaaagaagtcacTGTTTCTTGCCCGCCCAAGTAAGTGGAACCAAATCCTTCTTACTATTTTTACTTCCATGATATatcccaaaagaaaaatgaacTCATCTAACAAAATCCAATCTCAGATTCCAATTCTTCACCGGCATGACTCCCTCCCCCAAGGACACAGGCTTCACGCTCTTCAGTGCCTCCCACCTCATCTGGCACTACCTCCCCCAGAACTACACACTGGAACAACTCTCAAAGCTATCCTGGACAGTGAGAACCACATCCTTCGATGAAGCCAAGATCACCGACCTACCACTCGTTGTCCCACACTTTGCTCACAACAGACCCTGTCTTCGGTACCACGAGCCTTGGCCTCAAGAGAAAACGGCCTTCGACCCGACGTACATCACGATCCAGGACGTTCCCAACTCCCCGGAGATATGCCAGATGCTAGATTCGTTGCTTCATGATCGTCGTGTGGCTTATTGGCATTCGTGGGAGGAGGGCGACTGGGTTATTAGTGATAATGTGACGATGATGCATACGCGGAGCTCGTTTACGGCCAAGTCGGATCGGTGTTTGAGGAGGATTcatgttgattgattgatttgatGTATTTTTCTTGTGTTTCATGGTTTGGATGTTTGGCTTTATTATTTTGTTGTGTTATTTTATGCTTTCTTACATATGCGGAGGTGTTCGACTTTCAGGCGGCCATCCGCCTGGGAAAATTTGATGTCATGAATTTCATATGGTTATTGTACAAGGTATTGATCGGATTACAACTATCGCTCCATTTGCTCGTATCGCTCCCGTGCAGTCTGCCTTGTCTTTTCCAAGAATTCATCGTATCTACCGCGGGTATTCCGTCCTGCTTCTTCGACCGCATCTCCCAATTTGCCTCCCTGTGCTCCTAGACCAACACCTTGCGCGTAGACCTCAGTGGCAATAGGAGCAGTCATGCCAGTGCCCTGGGCACCAAGCCCCGTTCCAGCAGACCACCCCATCTTACTGAGAAGAGAAGCGCCCTTCGACGTTGACTCCACTgggggttcttcttcctctttcggtGGAGGCGCGCTCTTCTTGACTGGAGCCTTGGAGCTGCCAAATGCCTGTCGGCGCTCCCTGGCACGGTCGCGGTACTCAGGTGTTTGCTGGGCAATACCATGTTTGATAAGCTTCCCCATTGCCTTAGATGTCAGCTCTTCATTCTGCAAGTTACTTTGGTGCAGCTGACTGAGTCGTTCGTGGCGGTTGACCTCTGCGGAGCTCTTGAATTGACGCATGCAGAGATAACAGCAGTTCCGGTTGGGATCCGCATAGGATTGGGCTGGTGGAGCGCCAGGATCCGTGGACGGTGCTCCTTGATCAGAGCTGATTCCGACATCATCTGGGTTCTTCTTCGGAATGCCATGGAGCTCGGCATGCCGATTGCTCCAGAATTGCAGATGTGATGGCATCGCAAGCTTCTTGGCGCCAGCGCCGGCCGGGTTGtctgctttcctcttcttagTTTTGTCCGTGTCTTTCTGAGTCTTTCCCTGATTTTCTGATTGATCGTGCTGGTCGTTCTTCAACAGCATTTGGTTGTTGTCACTCTCGCCAGTCGACACTGTGAGCTCTGTAACGTAagcctcctcatcccagTACATAAGCTTTAAGGATGGGTTATTGAGAGGACTGAAGGTGAACCTCTCCGTCCGCGCCGAGGGATTGATCACGGGAACAAATACACCAGCGTGAATGTAGCTCACAAGCACTGGCCTTGATGATATGGTGAACTTCTCGAACGAGTTCAGACGTGTAACGGCCGCTTGAGCATCCTGAAAAGCACGGTAAGAACGGATTTCCGAAAATTAAGGATGTGTTCCTTACCTGTATAGTTGCAAATTCCGCAAATCCATAACGCCAGCTTTCGTTGCTCTTGCGATCTCTTACTAGCAGAACGCGGCGGATAGACCCGTCCCGAGCTCCCAGGTTGGAATCGCCCGTAGTGGAAGCCACTTTAGCCCCCTTCTTCTGATTTCCTGATGCATTCTCAGAATTACTAGGAGCTGGCCGGTATAGTTTAGCGACTCCTTTGGCAAGAAGCTCTTCTGTGACGGTGGGTTCGAGTCCTCGGAACAAGAGAAACTGGGAGGGCTGGTTTTCAGGAGCAGCATCATTGTCACCACTATTCTCGACCTTGGGAGCAGCGATTCCAGGAGGCCCCGTGGGACCGGGTTCTTGTGCTCGTTAGTAAGATAATGATGGACGGTGGGGCGAAGATACATACCAGGTCGGGGGGCTTGACACCGGAAACATTTTGAGCGTGTAGAGTAATTGACGATCGCACACTGTATAGAGATATTAGCTGCGTTTCCCAGCAGCGTGTAATATACTACCCACGTTCTTGCAAGTCCAATCCCCCTCAGCTCTGGCGCGAGCACGATCCTCTCTCTCCCGGCTATATGCGATGCGGACTTTGGTTCCACGGTCATCCCGACCAGCGCTTGGACCGTAGAAGTAAACGGACGGAAAGTTGCGCTCAACAAAAGCGCGCGAAGAATTGAGGTCTCGGAATCGGAGAAAGCCGAGCTGTCGGGATATTTCTACAAACCGTCAGGACATCCATAAATTCCGAAAAGGTAGTATCACTCTTACTAGTCTGCCGATCACGGATAACCCGAACTTCCTCAAGGCCCTCAATATGATAACCGTCTCTGAGTTCATTCGTAATCTGTTCAACACGTCGACCGGAACCACCGGTGACATGCACATCTCAGCCTCTTGTTACCAAAACGGTGCTTTGTGGAGCGCAACTCTGAGCTTCCACGTGCAATGAAATCTCAGGGGGAAGGAGTATCCCAACGTCTTCTTCGGTCATATCCACCGGCAAGCCATCCATCATCACTTCTCTGCTTTCTTGTCCGTAGTAACGGCCTCGTCGCGGGCTTCGACTCCGACTCCGACTGTGACTTCTGCTCCGACTGTGGTATCCAGGCGAGCGATAACCCTCCCGGTCGCGATCTCTATATGCCGGCCTCCCGCGCCGGGGCGGGGGCGATCGAGACGAGCGTCGTCGATACTCATCACGGTCCCGACTGCGGTAACGAGGTCCGGAATCCGGGCGGTCTCTAGAGTAATCGTGTCTTCTGTCCGAGGCAGGCCCTCGCGGGGGAGAGCGCGGAAGATCTTTTAACCCGAGAATACAGTTAGCAGTTGCCGAGTCGGAAAGAGAAACTGTACGGCTTTTCTTCAAGCATCCACGCCTATGCTATCGTGCGGGGAGGAGCGTAATACCGCCAGGCGAGCGCGAGCGCGAACGGTCGTCGTACATACGGCCGTCCCTATCATCACGGCGCGGATAGGGCCGGTGAGAAGGACCCGGCGGATACCTATTATCTTCAGGAGGTAAACGAGACATGATGGAGTGACATGTGAAATGTTATGAAAGATGATGCTTGCGCAAGACTCGAGCGACTCGAAGGAGAACAATCGATAGTCCTCGGCAGAATTCCACACCGCTTGCCTGCCCAGGGGAGTCGCCTACACCTTCCCAATTGAGCAGCATATAGTTTGACAGCTTTAAAATTCCATATCGTGGACTCTTACTCTCCTACCAAAAACTATTCCATCTTATACTGTGCATAGTTGACTAGGCACAGAATATACTAAGCTGAGATGCATATCTCATGTAAATCATTGTCAGTATTTATGACTTTTCTACTGTGAGAACCTCATTCTCATTGGAATTTATCTCGTTTGAAAAGTATCTCGAGTCCAACTTGCTTTGCCATTGTGACTCTATTAACGTACTAGTGGACTGCGTGAAAGAGAATTGGAACGGTTATGACCGCTATTGCGAACTCAGTCGATATCCTCATATGAATGACGCTATATGTCGGAGTAATAACGCTTGATCCATGCCATTAACATGGTACGCGCGTCGGGAATTCTAATTCAGGCAACCCGTGGAGTTGGAGGTGAAACAGTACTTTTGTCAATAATTCTGGATGTGGGCCGTTTCTGCTAAAATCGTGGTTTCAAGTGAGCTTTCTCCCAATGTCTCTCAGGGTGTAGCCTACGTTGACGAGCTACAGGCTTgagaataatataagaatagCAGCCATTACATTGCAAGAGTGGCATCATTGAAGCTGAAAGTCAATTATCTGATATTACATGGCCTACTGGTGACAGTGACGTATCATCTTTCACAACCTCTATTGCTTCGAGCATCAAGGATTATGTCTACGAGAACGGCCGTCGCTATCATGGTTTTCGGGAGGGTGAATATCTTTTCCCGAATGATGAGACCGAGCAAGCTCGCATGGACATGCTTCATCACATCTATCGTCTCATGCTAGGGGGTGGCCTTTATAAAGCCCCGACTCCACAATCTCCTCAACGCATCCTGGATATCGGCACAGGGACCGGCATCTATGCGATTGATATAGCAGATGAATTCCCGAATGCAGAGATATTGGGGATCGACCTAAGCCCAATTCAGCCCCATTGGTAAGTCAGTCTTATAGGTTTGACATATCAAATCTAATAGTGCTCGGGAATGTATCTAATATTGCTTTCAGGGTTCCGCCGAATTGCAAATTTGTCGTCGACGATGTTGAAGCCGAATGGGTTTATCCAGAGCCTAAGAAATTCCACTACATCCACTAACGAAATATGGCTGGCAGTATTTCCAACTGGGACCGGCTCTTCCAACAAGCATTCCATCATATGAGGCCTGGTGGATACATAGAAATGCAATAGTTTCGTGTTTGGTTTTATTCGCAGGAAGGCGAGCTCTCGGATGAGTCTTATGTTCGGCAATGGAATTGCCACCTTGTGGACGGCATGAATATCTTCGGAAAATCAATAAATGTCGTCGAAGAGCTAGTCGAGAAACTGAAAGCGGCTGGATTTGTAGGAGTGCGTGAAGACGTGCTGAAGGTTCCCGTTGGGCCCTGGCCAAAGGATCCGCGTCTCAAGGAGCTTGGCCGGTGGAT carries:
- a CDS encoding putative pyoverdine/dityrosine biosynthesis protein translates to MSATEVQVPFAPTSFSALSPVESIVFDAKALQKATEILNVIYRYRAPVPESVEDRSDEGTLKFLPLIYSRVKAHQAIQLILPAFPFKSPNRKNKVLGTLPDKGEETALSHLNGLCAAITDIYEPGAILTIASDGLVYNDLLGVPDSEVYAYGQCLRQIVLDQEYKHIQFIRLQHLLHVHEDMPLDAATYESLAGTFRQRLVENYTPLDYDCAASIKEDKDVCATYRGYIKFLTKDLEHMYVDDGSVSKRSHKQKLESIAKEMIVRGKAFAEAIRKNYADHIRLSIHPSAGSTKISIKVLPLALHAVTPWHSSPCFTVDGRIEYGMREVFDNREDVELVHKDGRPWYYREKSDLYRWSESVEIEPQYPCGLIIRPTESNTSVTDLDMLKLRGLVQENSPVVLRGFNDTRDKELFVKKAEEMGTPMPWKFGLILEVKDHGTESQGLNNVLSAEWMPFHYDGLFKVKKEINADGKEVTVSCPPKFQFFTGMTPSPKDTGFTLFSASHLIWHYLPQNYTLEQLSKLSWTVRTTSFDEAKITDLPLVVPHFAHNRPCLRYHEPWPQEKTAFDPTYITIQDVPNSPEICQMLDSLLHDRRVAYWHSWEEGDWVISDNVTMMHTRSSFTAKSDRCLRRIHVD
- a CDS encoding S-adenosyl-L-methionine-dependent methyltransferase, with the translated sequence MSLRQPLHCKSGIIEAESQLSDITWPTGDSDVSSFTTSIASSIKDYVYENGRRYHGFREGEYLFPNDETEQARMDMLHHIYRLMLGGGLYKAPTPQSPQRILDIGTGTGIYAIDIADEFPNAEILGIDLSPIQPHWVPPNCKFVVDDVEAEWFRVWFYSQEGELSDESYVRQWNCHLVDGMNIFGKSINVVEELVEKLKAAGFVGVREDVLKVPVGPWPKDPRLKELGRWMQIQTMDAIEPLPLALFPRVLGWSEQESRILFSKARQEFKEMKRQLYVYTHFIYGRKPEA
- a CDS encoding putative monooxygenase, with translation MENKSSSFDVDLVIVGGGPTGLLSAVLARALGLSVYIIDAKNGALEVGRADALNARTQQYLEVTKTLPFLEPFGLKCNTSSTFEGGQFTSQQNKWWTSLKHTHRPNFLMIGQSEVEEALLHQLDIPVDYNSHVNGIEETTSGVVVTTDKGKTITAKYAIAADGARSFVRTTLGIPFTGTKPEMVWAVLDTFIKTDFPVCPEIITFQKDGQSRVAWIPRERGMNRFYILLDGEITQEKAEASVRDHMAPHKVEFKKTEWFSTFEIKERVASTFISKDGNGRILLAGDAAHVHAVNGGQGLNTGIADAFNLIWRVAFVAKGHGGSTLLKSYDEERRATASAVIDVAAKLVRTTVKTALEYVEIIEKNAGYITGMVIIHFASRMGVSYSSNTPLVVDSNYGDFVAGNRCPDLWVTKLPVRSSQTNAEELSRMRLYELFGYGKFKVLFIGNEKPASFEQAIELQQKAEIWHIHDQDHRLTTLTYEFGAEWVKSDEGAVVVVRPDLYIGYVGKDWVQYLASVFN